The sequence TTTTGTTTCGCATCGCGATTCGTAGTTAAAGAGAGGTGCAAGCGCACGGGGCGCTCTGCAAAGATCCGATGAACGTATAAGGCCCGGCGCGGGTAGAGGTTTCATCGGCCGGCAGAAATAACCCCGGGGTGCCAGGTCGCCTATCCTGGTGTCGATTTATGGCGGATCGAGCACGTAAATTGCGGGGAGGTTGCGCCCGAGCTGGCCGTAATCGAGCCCGTAGCCGAGCACAAACAGGTCGGGAATGGCGAAGGCGACATAATCCAGAAGCACCTCCACCCGCGTCGCCTCATGCTTGTGCAGCAGCACAGCCGTCCGCAACGACGCCGGCCGGTACCCGGCCATCCGCTCCAGGATGTAGGCCATCGAAAGACCGGTGTCGACGATATCCTCTACGACGATTACGTGCCGACCCTCAATCGCGGCGTCGATCCGCTTCAGCTCGCTCACGTTGCCGCTGGACACCTTGGCGTCGCCGTAGGACGACAACTTCATGAAGTCGACCTCACATTCGATCGTGATCGCCTTGAGGAGGTCGGAGAAAAACATGAACGCACCGTTCAGCACGGCGATGAAAATAGGCCGTTTGCCGGCATACGTAGCGTCGATCTCGCCGGCCAGAGCACGCACCCGCTCCTGGATCGTGTCCTCGTCCAGATACTTCCGAAACCGCTCGCCACGGCAATACACGTACGAAGAGGTATCCACGGACGGATCGTTTTTTTGCATGGAAATCGTATATCAGGGTCTGGGTTTAAACCCGTACATGTATCTTCGTCCCCGACTCCGATCGGGAAACGAGCGAAGCGACTTACGAAGTAATCCCGTCGTCTTGCCATCCGACTGGATCCCGCATCACGTTCGGGATGACATGAAACGTCAGCGCCAGCGCCTGTTTCGTCCCCGCGCCGATCCGCACCGCCTCGGCCAGCCGCACACCCGGCACCCAGACAATCGTCGCCCCACTCAGGACGACGGGCCAGGCGGCGCG is a genomic window of Rhodothermales bacterium containing:
- the hpt gene encoding hypoxanthine phosphoribosyltransferase — encoded protein: MQKNDPSVDTSSYVYCRGERFRKYLDEDTIQERVRALAGEIDATYAGKRPIFIAVLNGAFMFFSDLLKAITIECEVDFMKLSSYGDAKVSSGNVSELKRIDAAIEGRHVIVVEDIVDTGLSMAYILERMAGYRPASLRTAVLLHKHEATRVEVLLDYVAFAIPDLFVLGYGLDYGQLGRNLPAIYVLDPP